One segment of Macrotis lagotis isolate mMagLag1 chromosome 1, bilby.v1.9.chrom.fasta, whole genome shotgun sequence DNA contains the following:
- the LOC141522374 gene encoding olfactory receptor 10N1-like, giving the protein MILFIIFLCIYIFTLLGNFLILLAIISSSQLHTPMYFFLGLLSTFDIIFPSVSSPKMLVFLSGNSRVISYRGCASQLFFHHFLGCTEGILYSVMSYDRFVAICHPLHYTVIMNPRLCVVLATCTTLIGCIHATILTSLTFQLPYCGPNKIDYYFCDIPSVIPLACADNSLVQKVGFTNVGLLTLTLLFTIIASYTRIGIAILRIRSAEGRSKAFSTCSAHLTAIMCAFGPIIIIYFQSSPDPLLGAVVQILNNIVSPMLNSLIYSLRNKEVKRALKRVFL; this is encoded by the coding sequence ATGATCCTCTTTATCATCTTCTTATGTATCTACATCTTCACCCTTTTGGGGAATTTTCTCATCCTTTTGGCCATCATCTCCTCCTCTCAACTTCACACACCAATGTATTTCTTTTTGGGACTCTTATCTacttttgacataatttttccttCAGTGAGTTCTCCTAAAATGCTGGTTTTTCTTTCAGGAAATAGCAGAGTCATCTCTTACAGGGGATGTGCATCCCAGCTCTTCTTCCATCATTTTTTGGGGTGCACTGAGGGCATTCTTTACTCTGTGATGTCCTATGACCGTTTTGTTGCCATCTGTCATCCACTGCACTACACAGTCATTATGAACCCCAGACTCTGTGTGGTCCTTGCTACATGTACCACATTGATAGGTTGCATCCATGCTACTATACTGACATCACTCACTTTCCAATTGCCTTATTGTGGTCCCAATAAAATAGACTATTACTTTTGTGACATTCCCTCTGTAATACCATTGGCCTGTGCTGACAACTCACTGGTCCAGAAGGTGGGTTTTACTAATGTTGGCCTACTGACATTAACATTACTTTTCACAATTATTGCCTCTTATACACGCATTGGTATAGCCATTTTGAGAATCCGTTCAGCTGAAGGCAGAAGCAAAGCTTTCTCTACCTGCAGTGCCCATCTTACAGCGATCATGTGTGCCTTTGGACCAATTATCATCATCTATTTTCAGTCTAGTCCAGACCCTTTACTTGGTGCTGTGGttcaaattttaaataacattGTCTCACCCATGCTAAACTCCTTAATCTACTCTCTGAGAAACAAGGAAGTAAAAAGAGCCTTGAAAAGAGTTTTTTTGTAG